In Fluviicola taffensis DSM 16823, the following are encoded in one genomic region:
- a CDS encoding DEAD/DEAH box helicase — protein sequence MQFDELNLLPHLLDALKELEYTTPTPIQEQSIPSLLQGKDLFGCAQTGTGKTAAFALPILQHLDPDGQVKGKRPIRCLVLAPTRELANQINDSFKSYGKHSKLRSMVIFGGVNQNKQVNQLNAGIDILVATPGRLLDLMNQGHIQLSKITHFVLDEADRMLDMGFIHDIKKILPRLPKNKQNIFFSATISPTIMELAGTILFDPVNVRVTPVSSTAEIVEQFVYYVEKADKRNFLKQLIKTENISHAIVFTRTKHGADRVARELTKSGLKAEAIHGDKSQNARERALAGFKNRTVSFLIATDIASRGIDIDLLEYVINFEIPEVAETYVHRIGRTGRAGASGIAYTLCSSEEKAYLKAIQKLINQQIPERTLKKA from the coding sequence ATGCAATTTGATGAATTAAACTTGCTTCCACATTTATTGGATGCACTAAAAGAATTAGAATACACTACTCCTACACCTATTCAAGAACAATCCATCCCCAGTTTATTACAAGGAAAAGACTTATTTGGCTGTGCCCAAACTGGTACTGGAAAAACGGCTGCTTTCGCATTGCCTATTTTACAACATTTAGATCCAGATGGTCAAGTAAAGGGTAAAAGACCAATCCGTTGTTTGGTACTTGCACCAACAAGAGAATTAGCGAATCAAATTAATGATAGCTTTAAATCCTATGGAAAACACTCCAAATTGAGATCCATGGTTATTTTTGGTGGAGTGAATCAAAATAAACAAGTTAATCAATTAAACGCTGGTATTGACATTTTAGTAGCCACACCAGGACGTTTATTGGATTTGATGAATCAAGGACATATTCAATTATCGAAAATCACTCATTTTGTTTTAGATGAGGCGGATCGTATGTTGGATATGGGATTTATTCACGATATAAAAAAAATACTTCCTCGATTACCGAAAAATAAACAAAATATCTTTTTCTCTGCAACCATTTCTCCAACGATTATGGAACTTGCAGGAACTATTTTATTTGATCCAGTAAATGTACGCGTAACACCCGTTTCTTCAACAGCAGAAATCGTAGAGCAATTTGTTTATTATGTTGAAAAAGCAGATAAACGTAATTTCCTGAAACAATTGATCAAAACGGAGAATATCTCCCATGCAATTGTTTTTACTCGAACAAAACATGGTGCAGACCGTGTAGCTCGGGAATTAACGAAGTCAGGATTGAAAGCTGAAGCAATTCATGGGGATAAGTCTCAAAATGCACGTGAAAGAGCATTGGCAGGATTCAAAAATCGAACAGTTAGTTTCCTGATTGCAACAGACATTGCTTCTCGCGGAATTGATATTGATTTACTAGAATATGTCATTAATTTTGAAATTCCTGAAGTAGCAGAAACCTATGTTCACCGTATTGGACGAACTGGTAGAGCTGGTGCAAGTGGTATTGCTTACACCCTTTGTTCAAGTGAAGAAAAAGCTTATCTAAAAGCCATTCAAAAATTGATTAATCAACAAATTCCAGAACGAACGTTGAAAAAAGCATAA
- a CDS encoding aspartate-semialdehyde dehydrogenase → MRVAVVGATGMVGNVMMEVLKERSFPITELIPVASEKSVGKMIEFGGLEFPVVDLATAVTMKPDVAIFSAGGETSLEWAPQFEAVGTTVIDNSSAWRMHPDKKLIVPEINGDSLTAADKIIANPNCSTIQLVMALAPLHKAYGVKRVVVSTYQSITGTGVKAVQQLENERAGISGEMAYNYPIDKNCIPHCDSFLDNGYTKEEMKLTQETKKILDPAISVTATAVRVPVVGGHSEAVNVEFEKDFDLADVRKLLHETEGITLKDDPTTNSYPMPRFAESKDDVFVGRIRRDESQPNTLNMWVVADNLRKGAATNAIQIAELLIKKGILVPMTTGAHN, encoded by the coding sequence ATGAGAGTAGCAGTTGTTGGAGCAACAGGAATGGTTGGAAATGTCATGATGGAGGTGTTGAAAGAACGCTCCTTTCCGATTACAGAATTAATTCCCGTAGCATCTGAAAAATCAGTAGGTAAGATGATTGAATTTGGAGGATTAGAATTTCCAGTTGTTGATTTAGCTACTGCTGTTACCATGAAACCAGATGTTGCAATTTTTTCTGCTGGTGGCGAAACGTCTTTAGAGTGGGCTCCGCAGTTTGAAGCTGTTGGAACAACTGTAATCGATAACAGTTCGGCGTGGAGAATGCATCCCGACAAAAAATTGATTGTTCCTGAAATTAATGGGGATAGTTTGACAGCTGCAGATAAGATTATTGCTAATCCAAATTGCAGCACGATTCAATTGGTGATGGCTTTGGCTCCTTTGCACAAAGCGTATGGAGTGAAGCGTGTGGTTGTTTCAACATACCAATCTATTACTGGGACAGGTGTAAAAGCTGTTCAGCAATTAGAGAATGAGCGAGCAGGAATTTCTGGTGAAATGGCTTATAATTACCCAATCGATAAAAATTGTATTCCTCATTGTGATTCATTTTTAGATAATGGATACACGAAAGAGGAAATGAAATTGACTCAAGAAACGAAGAAAATATTAGATCCTGCAATTTCTGTAACTGCAACAGCAGTGCGTGTTCCAGTTGTTGGTGGACATTCAGAGGCAGTTAATGTGGAATTCGAGAAGGATTTTGACTTAGCAGACGTACGTAAATTGCTACATGAAACGGAAGGAATTACCTTAAAAGATGACCCAACAACGAATTCTTATCCAATGCCTCGTTTTGCAGAATCGAAAGACGATGTATTCGTTGGTCGAATTCGCAGAGATGAAAGTCAGCCAAACACTCTCAATATGTGGGTAGTAGCCGATAACTTGCGGAAAGGAGCAGCTACAAATGCTATTCAGATTGCTGAGTTGTTAATCAAGAAAGGTATTTTGGTTCCGATGACCACAGGAGCGCACAATTAA
- a CDS encoding DUF6089 family protein, with protein sequence MQKGFLVLIIGILSSYSWGQKSHRHNALSLSEFGFMAGGSYYIGDLNQAHFKNTNIAGQLLYRYNINARLAYRANFTYGKIEGYDSQQRGDFFQNRNLSFQSDLFEFGTGIEVTYFPFEIGNKKYKGTAYLLAELSLTRINPKADYNGGLVELQPLGTEGQGTELADRKKYSRIQLGVPMAVGVRLSLSQNIALNIEYGIRFLFTDYLDDVGGYRYADPLLLAASNGPTSAALGNRSLDANRFAQRGNRATRDWYTFFGIGLMFRLGGKGSCPQPR encoded by the coding sequence ATGCAGAAAGGATTTCTGGTTTTAATTATTGGTATTTTGTCTTCTTATTCTTGGGGACAGAAATCACATCGTCACAATGCGTTGTCACTTTCCGAATTTGGATTCATGGCTGGTGGAAGTTATTACATTGGCGATTTAAATCAAGCGCATTTCAAGAATACAAATATAGCTGGTCAATTACTTTATCGCTACAATATCAATGCACGTTTGGCTTATCGAGCAAATTTCACTTATGGTAAGATCGAAGGTTATGACAGTCAACAAAGAGGTGATTTTTTTCAGAATCGAAATCTTTCTTTTCAATCAGATTTGTTTGAGTTTGGAACAGGAATAGAGGTGACTTATTTTCCATTCGAAATCGGAAATAAAAAATACAAGGGAACGGCTTATTTATTAGCTGAATTGTCATTGACACGGATTAATCCGAAAGCAGATTATAATGGAGGTTTAGTTGAATTGCAACCACTCGGAACGGAAGGGCAAGGAACTGAATTAGCAGATCGAAAAAAGTATTCTCGGATTCAACTGGGAGTACCGATGGCAGTTGGCGTACGCCTTTCACTTTCTCAAAATATTGCTTTAAACATAGAATATGGAATTCGTTTTCTATTCACCGATTATTTGGATGACGTTGGTGGTTATCGCTATGCCGATCCATTGCTTTTAGCAGCTTCTAACGGTCCTACATCTGCCGCATTAGGCAATAGAAGTTTGGATGCTAATCGCTTTGCACAAAGAGGAAATAGAGCTACGAGAGATTGGTATACCTTTTTCGGAATTGGATTGATGTTTCGATTGGGAGGAAAAGGAAGTTGCCCTCAGCCAAGATAG
- a CDS encoding DUF420 domain-containing protein produces MESTQSTKHGIRKLIIALSIIIPLAVAALFKIKIGGVDLSFLPAIYACINGITAILLILALVAIKKKKISLHEGIIKICMVLSALFLVCYIAYHMTSDPTLYGDSNGNGELEMFELASISAASKITYYLILISHIILSVAVVPLVLFSYLYAWEGKYDKHRKLTKFTWPIWFYVAATGVIVYIMISPYYAHS; encoded by the coding sequence ATGGAATCAACACAAAGCACTAAACATGGAATTCGCAAGCTGATTATTGCGCTTTCAATCATCATTCCACTTGCAGTTGCTGCATTGTTTAAAATTAAAATTGGAGGAGTTGATTTATCCTTCTTACCCGCAATCTACGCTTGTATCAATGGAATCACTGCGATTCTTTTGATTTTAGCTTTAGTCGCAATTAAGAAAAAGAAAATCAGTCTTCATGAAGGAATCATCAAGATTTGTATGGTTCTTTCAGCCTTATTCTTGGTGTGTTATATTGCTTATCACATGACCTCAGACCCCACACTTTATGGAGATTCGAATGGAAATGGTGAGTTGGAAATGTTTGAATTAGCGAGTATTTCAGCTGCAAGCAAAATAACATATTACCTCATCTTAATTTCGCACATTATTTTAAGTGTTGCAGTAGTTCCTTTGGTACTTTTCTCCTACTTATACGCTTGGGAAGGAAAATACGATAAACACCGAAAGCTGACGAAATTTACGTGGCCAATTTGGTTTTACGTTGCTGCAACAGGTGTCATTGTTTATATCATGATTTCGCCTTATTATGCTCATTCGTAA
- a CDS encoding SCO family protein, producing MKQIIGLAFILILLVSCKTEKQTKLQALPYFGNYDIEFSETDGVQAVDTIYPKIPDFSYLNQDSLVITSKSMKGKVWIANFFFTSCPSICPPMISQMKRLNILTQDLVSEVQFMSFSIDPNTDQPSVLRAYIKNNGIQTKNWYFFTGNEAKTHRLGVMHFMVHADKDPMAAGGFAHSDGMVLVDREGYVRGIYRGTQTKDVDQLNNDLRKLLDIEYGINTKH from the coding sequence ATGAAACAGATTATTGGTCTTGCATTCATCCTAATCCTACTAGTTAGCTGTAAAACAGAAAAACAAACGAAACTTCAAGCACTTCCTTATTTTGGGAACTACGACATTGAGTTTTCTGAAACAGATGGTGTTCAAGCTGTTGATACTATCTATCCCAAAATTCCAGATTTTTCTTACCTCAATCAAGATTCCCTAGTAATTACTTCAAAATCGATGAAGGGTAAAGTTTGGATTGCCAACTTTTTCTTTACAAGTTGTCCAAGTATTTGCCCACCCATGATTTCACAAATGAAACGCTTGAATATTTTGACCCAAGATTTGGTTTCAGAGGTTCAATTCATGTCATTTAGTATTGACCCAAATACAGATCAACCATCGGTGCTGAGAGCTTACATCAAGAACAACGGAATCCAAACTAAAAACTGGTATTTTTTTACTGGAAATGAAGCTAAAACCCATCGTTTGGGCGTGATGCACTTCATGGTTCATGCAGATAAAGATCCAATGGCTGCTGGGGGATTTGCACATAGTGATGGAATGGTTCTAGTAGACAGAGAAGGATACGTTAGAGGGATTTATAGAGGAACACAAACCAAAGATGTAGATCAATTAAACAACGATTTACGCAAATTATTAGATATTGAGTATGGAATCAACACAAAGCACTAA
- a CDS encoding SCO family protein — protein sequence MAKSNTKAGSLRAVFPLLLLFGPALILIFISTRGCEHKFKQLDDYGVIPTYSLKDANGKVYTNKSFDNEIVLYTTIQPSCPDSCGITIWHLDQLIYQTLRENKKKLHHVKLVSILTDGNGNPDQRIKDVQFMLKDRVEGFDPSIWIILAGDAKSIFNMKHNGQSLLQEDKKYFGGNGFQELMLLSDKKNHLRMVLPGKTEGTIRTMRDHMALLEKEYDIKAYKLKKSKEK from the coding sequence ATGGCTAAGTCAAATACTAAGGCCGGTTCGTTAAGAGCAGTATTTCCATTACTGCTTCTATTCGGACCGGCTCTTATTTTAATATTCATTTCCACTCGTGGTTGTGAACACAAATTCAAACAGTTGGATGACTATGGTGTAATTCCAACATATTCATTGAAAGATGCGAATGGAAAGGTTTATACCAATAAATCATTCGACAATGAAATTGTACTTTATACAACAATCCAACCTTCTTGTCCAGATTCTTGTGGAATTACCATTTGGCATTTAGATCAGTTGATTTATCAAACTCTTCGCGAAAACAAAAAGAAATTACACCATGTGAAGTTGGTATCCATTTTAACAGATGGAAACGGAAATCCAGATCAACGCATAAAAGATGTTCAATTCATGTTGAAGGACCGTGTTGAAGGATTTGATCCATCTATTTGGATTATTCTTGCTGGAGATGCAAAATCAATCTTCAACATGAAGCACAATGGACAATCTTTGCTTCAAGAAGATAAAAAATATTTTGGTGGCAATGGTTTTCAAGAATTGATGCTTTTATCGGATAAAAAGAATCATCTAAGAATGGTCTTACCTGGTAAAACGGAAGGCACCATTCGTACCATGCGCGATCACATGGCCTTGTTGGAAAAAGAATACGATATCAAAGCATATAAATTGAAGAAATCAAAGGAGAAATGA
- a CDS encoding cytochrome C oxidase subunit IV family protein yields the protein MERDDIIEYSLDAHHSEEAGKKIRRKIWLVTAILTVITAFEVAVGALVHQDNSMWWIVKLLFIGLTLLKAGYIVLVFMHLGDERKVLKYCILIPYFIFISYLIFIALTEANAVHAAWETYGG from the coding sequence ATGGAAAGAGACGATATTATTGAATACTCATTAGATGCTCACCATAGCGAAGAAGCTGGTAAAAAGATTCGTCGTAAGATTTGGTTAGTAACTGCTATTTTAACAGTAATTACTGCATTTGAAGTTGCTGTTGGAGCTTTAGTTCACCAAGATAATTCCATGTGGTGGATTGTAAAATTGCTTTTCATCGGATTAACGTTGTTGAAAGCAGGTTACATTGTACTTGTATTCATGCACTTAGGTGACGAACGAAAAGTGTTGAAATATTGTATTTTAATTCCATATTTCATCTTTATTTCCTACCTTATTTTCATTGCTTTAACTGAGGCAAATGCTGTTCACGCAGCTTGGGAAACATACGGAGGATAG
- a CDS encoding cytochrome c oxidase subunit 3 yields the protein MAGHATTHVDASTAWNGKVSPFNVSYGKLMMWFFLVSDALTFGGLLVAYGYTRHTTQSAWPIGEETFDSLPFLGHGYPLIYVALMTFILIVSSVTMVLAVEAGHRMDKKGVMKWMIATIIGGFFFLGSQAWEWSHFIHGSHFGSVEIMSGEHTGSRAIVKGHFGDLESFTVVQAGKHHKVGDVIKETPDELFHHFRTAVMNGDVKDGKITLHDGSVATWKKQHDHEMKLIIKTDGNEHSLAKVTVVKGKDAEVKYWESVNSGKKGAIIYGADLTSNEYGPSQYGQFFFFITGFHGFHVFSGVMINILIFLGVSRGTYHKRGHYEMVEKTGLYWHFVDLVWVFVFTFFYLV from the coding sequence ATGGCTGGACACGCTACAACACATGTCGACGCTTCTACCGCTTGGAACGGGAAAGTTTCTCCGTTTAACGTAAGTTACGGGAAGCTTATGATGTGGTTTTTCTTGGTATCTGATGCATTGACATTCGGAGGATTGTTAGTTGCTTATGGTTATACGCGCCACACCACTCAGAGCGCTTGGCCGATTGGTGAAGAGACTTTTGACTCCTTGCCTTTCTTAGGTCATGGTTATCCATTAATTTATGTCGCATTAATGACGTTCATCTTGATTGTATCATCTGTAACGATGGTTTTAGCAGTTGAAGCTGGTCATAGAATGGACAAAAAAGGGGTGATGAAATGGATGATTGCTACAATCATTGGTGGTTTCTTCTTCTTGGGTTCTCAAGCTTGGGAATGGTCTCACTTTATTCACGGTTCTCATTTTGGAAGCGTTGAAATTATGTCTGGTGAGCACACTGGATCTCGTGCAATTGTAAAAGGGCACTTCGGAGATTTAGAAAGCTTTACTGTTGTTCAAGCTGGAAAACACCACAAAGTAGGTGATGTGATTAAAGAAACTCCTGACGAATTATTCCACCATTTCCGCACAGCGGTTATGAATGGAGATGTAAAAGACGGAAAAATCACCCTTCACGATGGTTCTGTTGCAACTTGGAAAAAACAACATGACCACGAGATGAAATTAATCATCAAAACAGATGGAAATGAGCATTCTTTAGCAAAAGTTACGGTTGTTAAAGGAAAAGATGCGGAAGTGAAATATTGGGAATCTGTTAACTCTGGAAAAAAAGGAGCTATTATTTATGGTGCTGATTTAACAAGCAACGAATATGGTCCTTCTCAATATGGTCAGTTCTTCTTCTTTATTACTGGATTTCACGGATTCCACGTATTCTCTGGAGTTATGATCAATATCTTAATCTTCTTAGGTGTTTCTCGTGGTACTTACCACAAACGTGGACACTACGAGATGGTTGAAAAAACAGGATTGTACTGGCACTTTGTCGATTTAGTTTGGGTGTTTGTATTTACATTCTTCTACTTAGTTTAA
- the cyoE gene encoding heme o synthase translates to MYMNFTKFRLASLVILSALSGYLFVGGHDGLEITYLLIGGLLVTAASNGSNQIWERELDILMKRTGKRPLPMGEMTVNEGLIVIAACLLPGLWMLHELNLASMLLGLTAFVSYVFIYTPMKRISTWAVFVGAFPGAIPPMIGVVAGTESGELGLVAGVLFFVQFIWQFPHFWAIAWVSHDDYKQGGFSLLPSKDGRTKGSAFQIMIYSLALIPFSLLPWLMNWTSSITLAIAGACSILFFLQSYKLFLSLTVADARKLMFASFIWLPIVQFLYVFDRNLPAIKAALL, encoded by the coding sequence ATGTACATGAATTTCACCAAATTCAGGCTCGCATCACTTGTAATTCTCTCAGCACTTTCTGGTTATTTGTTTGTGGGAGGTCATGATGGTCTGGAAATCACCTATTTATTGATTGGCGGGTTGCTGGTTACTGCTGCTTCTAATGGTTCCAATCAAATTTGGGAACGAGAATTAGATATACTCATGAAACGCACTGGAAAAAGACCACTTCCAATGGGAGAAATGACTGTGAACGAAGGTTTGATTGTTATCGCTGCTTGTTTATTGCCTGGCCTTTGGATGTTGCATGAGTTAAACTTAGCATCCATGCTTCTTGGTTTAACCGCATTCGTGTCATACGTTTTTATTTACACACCCATGAAACGTATTTCTACATGGGCTGTTTTTGTTGGAGCATTTCCAGGAGCAATTCCCCCCATGATTGGTGTGGTTGCAGGAACAGAATCTGGAGAATTAGGTTTGGTAGCAGGAGTATTATTCTTTGTACAATTTATCTGGCAATTTCCACACTTTTGGGCCATTGCGTGGGTTTCTCACGATGATTATAAACAAGGTGGTTTTTCCTTATTGCCCTCTAAAGATGGACGAACAAAAGGATCTGCATTTCAAATAATGATTTATTCGTTGGCACTTATTCCCTTTTCGTTATTGCCTTGGTTAATGAATTGGACTTCAAGCATAACCCTTGCAATTGCTGGTGCTTGTTCGATTTTGTTCTTCCTACAATCCTATAAATTGTTCTTAAGCCTTACTGTTGCTGATGCACGAAAACTAATGTTTGCATCTTTCATTTGGTTGCCAATTGTTCAATTTTTATATGTATTCGATAGAAATCTTCCAGCAATTAAAGCTGCCTTGTTATAA
- a CDS encoding 3'(2'),5'-bisphosphate nucleotidase CysQ family protein, translated as MNLPDIQSFIPIVLQACVDASEAIMKVYETDFDLTRKLDGSPVTKADLESNALIQKALEQTKLPVIMEEIKNEPFETRKKWDTVWIVDPLDGTKEFIRKNGEFVVCIALVHKNQSIFGVIASPVKKKILFGGKGISATCISFNEVNQQETWIPIQAKDTVNNPLQIAGSRSHHSKNEESFNQKMRDTFGEIEFIQKGSALKFFDLALGTADVYPRFAPTMEWDIAAGQAIIESLGGSVNHVETDLPLTYNKENLLNPFFVVKTKAVIDRLKK; from the coding sequence ATGAATCTTCCAGATATTCAATCTTTTATTCCAATTGTTCTCCAAGCATGTGTTGATGCTTCAGAAGCAATCATGAAAGTATATGAAACAGATTTCGACTTAACTCGAAAATTGGATGGAAGTCCAGTTACAAAGGCCGATTTAGAATCAAATGCACTTATTCAAAAAGCATTGGAACAAACCAAACTTCCTGTAATAATGGAAGAAATAAAAAATGAGCCTTTTGAAACACGAAAAAAGTGGGATACTGTATGGATTGTAGATCCTTTGGATGGAACAAAAGAATTCATTCGTAAAAATGGTGAATTTGTTGTTTGTATTGCACTCGTTCATAAAAACCAATCTATTTTTGGCGTCATTGCTTCACCCGTGAAAAAGAAAATTCTTTTTGGTGGAAAAGGCATCTCGGCTACATGTATTTCATTCAACGAAGTGAATCAACAAGAAACATGGATTCCAATTCAAGCAAAAGATACCGTAAACAATCCTCTTCAAATTGCTGGAAGCAGATCCCATCATTCAAAAAATGAGGAATCATTCAATCAAAAGATGCGGGATACTTTTGGTGAAATTGAATTTATTCAAAAGGGAAGTGCATTAAAATTTTTTGATTTAGCATTGGGAACAGCTGATGTTTATCCTCGATTCGCGCCAACCATGGAGTGGGATATCGCTGCTGGACAAGCAATTATCGAATCATTAGGCGGAAGTGTGAATCATGTAGAAACAGATCTACCTTTGACCTACAACAAAGAAAATTTATTGAATCCATTTTTCGTGGTAAAAACGAAAGCTGTTATTGATCGATTGAAAAAATGA